Proteins found in one Actinokineospora alba genomic segment:
- a CDS encoding Mrp/NBP35 family ATP-binding protein has translation MTTTEQVPSVETVRAALAKVEDPEIHKPITELGMVKGITVHDDGKVDVAVYLTVAGCPLRDKITKDVTAAVAALPGVTSVAVELDVMNDEQRTTLRKSLRGDSEEPRIPFAEPGSLTRVYCVASGKGGVGKSSVTVNLAVAMAARGIKVGIVDADIYGHSIPRMVGTSEKPTKVEKMILPPEANGVKVISIGMFTPGNTPVVWRGPMLHRALQQFLADVFWGDLDVLLLDLPPGTGDIAISVAQLIPNAEILVVTTPQQAAAEVAERAGAIALQTRQRIAGVIENMSWLEMPDGSRMDLFGTGGGQLVADSLSRAVGSTVPLLGQVPLDPRLREGGDSGQPLVKSTPDAPAAKVLEEIAGKLSIRARGLAGRMLSVSPAGR, from the coding sequence GTGACCACAACGGAGCAGGTTCCCAGCGTCGAGACAGTACGTGCCGCGCTGGCGAAGGTCGAGGACCCCGAGATCCACAAGCCGATCACCGAACTCGGCATGGTCAAGGGCATCACCGTGCACGACGACGGCAAGGTCGACGTCGCGGTGTACCTGACCGTCGCGGGCTGTCCGCTCCGGGACAAGATCACCAAGGACGTCACCGCCGCCGTCGCCGCACTGCCCGGCGTGACCAGCGTCGCCGTCGAACTCGACGTGATGAACGACGAGCAGCGCACCACGCTGCGCAAGTCGCTGCGCGGCGACAGCGAGGAACCCCGCATCCCGTTCGCCGAACCGGGCTCGCTGACGCGCGTGTACTGCGTCGCGTCCGGCAAGGGCGGGGTCGGCAAGTCCAGCGTCACGGTCAACCTCGCGGTCGCCATGGCGGCGCGCGGCATCAAGGTCGGCATCGTCGACGCCGACATCTACGGCCACTCGATCCCCCGCATGGTCGGCACCAGCGAGAAGCCGACCAAGGTCGAGAAGATGATCCTCCCGCCCGAGGCGAACGGCGTGAAGGTCATCTCCATCGGCATGTTCACCCCCGGCAACACCCCCGTGGTGTGGCGCGGCCCGATGTTGCACCGGGCTTTGCAGCAGTTCCTGGCCGACGTCTTCTGGGGCGACCTAGACGTGCTCCTGCTCGACCTGCCCCCGGGCACCGGCGACATCGCGATCTCCGTCGCCCAACTCATCCCGAACGCCGAGATTCTCGTGGTGACCACCCCGCAACAGGCCGCCGCCGAGGTGGCCGAGCGGGCGGGCGCGATCGCCCTGCAGACCCGGCAGAGGATCGCGGGCGTCATCGAGAACATGTCGTGGCTGGAAATGCCCGACGGCTCCCGAATGGACCTCTTCGGCACGGGCGGCGGCCAACTCGTCGCGGACTCCCTGTCCCGCGCGGTCGGCTCGACGGTGCCGCTGCTGGGCCAGGTGCCGCTGGACCCGCGCCTGCGGGAAGGCGGCGACTCCGGCCAGCCCCTGGTGAAGTCGACGCCGGACGCCCCGGCGGCGAAGGTGCTCGAGGAGATCGCGGGCAAGCTGTCGATTCGGGCCCGCGGCCTGGCGGGCAGGATGCTGTCGGTCAGCCCCGCCGGCCGGTAG
- a CDS encoding MarR family winged helix-turn-helix transcriptional regulator: MTVPDQSARPTREELHAWRTFLRAHAKITRALEAELVAEQRLSLGGYDVLVQLAEAPDRKLRMAELADAVLLSRSGVTRLVDRLERVGLVSRERVAGDGRGVVATLTPEGLDTLRTAARTHLAGVSRHFVAKFDTDELNDMGTLCTKLID; encoded by the coding sequence TTGACCGTGCCGGACCAGTCCGCCCGGCCCACCCGTGAAGAACTCCATGCGTGGCGCACCTTCCTGCGCGCCCACGCGAAGATCACTCGTGCTTTAGAAGCCGAACTCGTCGCCGAGCAGCGGCTTTCCCTTGGGGGATATGACGTGCTGGTGCAGCTCGCCGAGGCCCCCGACCGCAAGCTGCGGATGGCCGAGCTGGCCGACGCCGTCCTGCTGTCCCGTTCGGGCGTGACCCGACTGGTGGACCGCCTCGAACGGGTGGGCCTGGTTTCCCGCGAACGGGTCGCCGGCGACGGCCGCGGCGTTGTGGCGACGCTCACCCCGGAGGGCCTCGACACCCTGCGCACCGCGGCCCGCACGCACCTGGCAGGTGTTTCGCGTCACTTCGTCGCCAAATTCGACACCGACGAACTCAACGACATGGGCACCCTCTGCACCAAACTCATCGACTAA
- a CDS encoding DUF1003 domain-containing protein produces MPEPTYRRRLDQPRRPRALRFEFDPEAFGRFSERLARFLGTGKFLFWQTMLVIAWITMNLVAVSLRWDPYPFILLNLAFSTQAAYAAPLILLAQNRQDDRDRVSLEEDRARAAQTKADTEFLARELAALRLAIGEVATRDYLRGELDKLRGDLKATKKPRPRAPAQSMRDDPRWDDDT; encoded by the coding sequence ATGCCTGAGCCCACCTACCGCAGGCGGCTCGACCAGCCGCGCAGGCCGCGGGCGCTGCGATTCGAATTCGACCCGGAGGCGTTCGGGCGGTTCTCGGAGCGGCTGGCCAGGTTCCTCGGCACCGGCAAGTTCCTGTTCTGGCAGACGATGCTCGTCATCGCGTGGATCACGATGAACCTGGTCGCGGTGTCGCTGCGCTGGGATCCGTACCCGTTCATCCTGCTCAACCTGGCCTTCTCCACCCAGGCCGCGTACGCCGCGCCGCTGATCCTGCTCGCGCAGAACCGGCAGGACGACCGCGACCGGGTGTCGTTGGAGGAAGACCGGGCGCGGGCGGCGCAGACCAAGGCCGACACCGAGTTCCTGGCCCGCGAACTCGCCGCGCTGCGGCTCGCGATCGGCGAGGTCGCCACCCGCGACTACCTGCGCGGCGAACTGGACAAGCTGCGCGGCGACCTCAAGGCCACCAAGAAGCCCCGGCCACGGGCCCCCGCCCAGTCCATGCGCGACGATCCCCGCTGGGACGACGACACCTGA